A region of Lycium barbarum isolate Lr01 chromosome 3, ASM1917538v2, whole genome shotgun sequence DNA encodes the following proteins:
- the LOC132632928 gene encoding thioredoxin-like 1-2, chloroplastic, whose translation MACSLKTVFSVSGSCKGIFDNTEKVSSAMQVTALTPKEFLGKSLDVSNQIGMNHWNVKPPRPISIHAQASICISKAQRWWEKTLKPNMVEIHSAKELKDSLLNAGDRLVIIDFYSPGCGGCRALHPKICQLADSNPDAIFLKVNYEELKAMCHALRIHVLPFFRFYRGAEGKVCSFSCTNATIKKFKDALGRYGTDRCSLGPAKGLDESELLALASIGQLSRNELSMDYPVKNGFEEFVLSGLDLSDNNLGLKESTELLMA comes from the exons ATGGCTTGTTCATTGAAAACTGTTTTTTCTGTTTCTGGCTCCTGCAAGGGCATTTTCGACAACACAGAAAAAGTCTCTTCTGCTATGCAAGTTACAGCTTTAACACCCAAAGAATTTCTAGGCAAATCTTTGGATGTATCAAATCAGATTGGTATGAACCACTGGAATGTTAAACCTCCAAGACCTATTTCCATTCAT gcaCAAGCATCAATATGTATAAGCAAAGCTCAAAGATGGTGGGAAAAGACCCTTAAACCCAACATGGTAGAAATCCATTCTGCAAAAGAATTAAAGGATTCATTGTTAAATGCTGGGGACAGATTGGTCATTATTGACTTTTATTCACCTGGTTGTGGAGGTTGTAGGGCTTTACATCCCAAG ATATGTCAACTGGCTGATTCAAACCCTGATGCAATTTTTCTAAAAGTAAACTATGAAGAACTCAAAGCCATGTGCCATGCTCTAAGGATACATGTCTTACCTTTTTTCAGATTTTATAGGGGTGCAGAAGGCAAAGTTTGTAGCTTTAGCTGTACTAATGCAACT ATCAAGAAATTTAAAGATGCATTAGGAAGGTATGGGACAGATAGGTGTAGTCTTGGTCCAGCAAAAGGTCTTGATGAATCTGAGTTATTAGCTTTGGCCTCAATTGGTCAATTATCAAGAAATGAATTATCAATGGATTATCCAGTGAAGAATGGATTTGAAGAATTTGTGCTATCAGGGTTGGATCTATCTGATAATAATTTGGGGCTAAAAGAAAGCACTGAGTTGTTGATGGCCTAA